Genomic segment of Paenalkalicoccus suaedae:
TTTACTACTCAACAAACGGATGTATTGACCCTGCTTGTAAAGATATTACAAATAAGATATTCGATTAAACATGTGAAGGGTCACAAGGATCATGCAAATCAACAAACTGTTTGTCCTGGCTTACCTGTAAGTAAACTAGTAGGGAAGGTACCGATTTTAAAGCTGTCTAGTAAAGGAATACTGGTTAGACATCTTCAGTATTTTGTTGGAGGACTTACAGTTGATGGTGTATTTGGTCCAAGGACGGAAAGTGGGGTGAAAGCTTTCCAAGGAAAGCGGAATCTCATGCAGGATGGCATCGTCGGTCCATTAACATGGCGAGCTTTGATGTAATAATAAAAAACGCGTTCGGTAAGCATGCGCTTACTGACGCGTTTTTTATTTGTTCTTTATAAATAGTGGACTAATTAGAACATAAATTAAGAATAAAACTAGAGCTGACAGTAATGAACCTGCCATGTAGCCAGCAGAAAAGTTGCGTGAAGCAAACCATTCTTCATTTCCACCTACAATTAACCCAATAATAGCTGCAACACCAATAATCGCAAACGTAATAATTAAGTGAACTTGCTCATGTTTTTCTTTTTCTTTCCAAGCTGCTATCATGCGTTTACCTCCTTTATGAATGATGGTACACGGTTGTATTATTATAGCTCTATTCAACGTTTTTTTCAATTAGCTTTCTGCTAATAGATAAAGAGAAGGGTGGTGCTTTGTAAGCACCACCCTATGTCACGATTATTTAAACGTTTTAAGAGCTTCTCCAATTGCAGTGTCTCCTGAAAGTAGCTCGATGATTTCATTATATGTCTCATCTAATGTCAGCACATTAACAGCCACGTTCGCTACGTCTTCACGTGGGATAGAACCGTCGTAAGAATCGAGCTTTTTCGTCGCTTTTACTGTACCTTGACCATCATCATTAGATAGCGGACCTGGTCTTAAAATTGTGTACGTAAGACCACTCTCTTTTAATGCATCGTCAGCTGCACGTTTTGCTTCTATATAATGGCGAATATTATCATCTGCTTTCTCTGGTGCATCTGCACCGATACTAGAGATCATAACATATCTTTTAACATTACTATTCTCTGCATATTCAACGGATTTGATGGCAGCTTCGCGGTCAATTTTTTCAGTCATATCTTTGCCTGTATCTCCGCCTGAGCCAGCTGTAAATATCACAGCATCAACGTCTGAAAAAGCGTGAGAGAAATCCTCTTCCAGGTCGCCAATAACGATGCTGTCTGCGCCTAATTCCTCCATTGTACTAATTTGTTCTTCTTTGCGAATCATTGCTTTAACGTTATGTTGCGTGCTTAGTCCTAACATTTTCACTATATGCTTTCCGATTTGTCCATTTGCTCCTATAACTAAAACATTCACATGAAACACTCCTTTTTTAATTCTCGCTACGAAATATCTTCCCGTGGGAAACCTGGATTAAACATCTCCTGCTTGACGGTGATTCTTTCAGAAGATTAAGATATTAACTAAGAGGAGTGATGAGAGATGAAGAAGAAACAGGCAAAAGTAGCCACATTTTCAATAGTAGCATTTGATCCAGAGACACAAGAGTTAGGGATTGCAGTTCAATCAAAATTTTTAGGAGTTGGTGCTGTCGTACCTTGGGCTAAAGCAGGAGTAGGTGCAATTGCTACACAATCCTACGCGAATACTGCGTTTGGTCCAGACGGATTAGCCTTACTCGAACAAGGGCTTTCTCCAGAAGCGGTTGTACATAAGCTCGTTGAAGCAGATGAAGACCAAGCGCTACGACAATTTGCCGTCATGAATGCTAACGGGGAAGCGCACGCGTTTACTGGGGAAGAGTGTTATGATTATGCAGGCCATAAGTTAGGGAAATACTGTAGTGCTCAAGGAAATATTTTAGTAAGTGAGGATACGGTTACAGCTTTAGTAGAAACCTTTGAACAGACAGAAGGTTCATTAGCTGAGCGACTCTTAGAAGCTCTTGATAAAGCTCAAGATGCTGGAGGTGACTCACGAGGTAAGCAGTCAGCTGCTATTCTGGTTGTTCAAGAAGAAGGAGGATATGGTGGGTACAATGATCGAAAGCTCGACCTTCGAGTTGATGACCATAAGGAGCCTATCAAGGAATTAATTCGTCTGCACGATCTTCATACACTCTATTTTTCACGACCATCAGAGGATAGTCTTTTAAAGCTTGAGGGAGATGTGCTCTCAGAAGTACAGGATTTACTGCAAAAAGAGGGAATCTTAGCAGAGCGGGATACATCTTATTCTGATCATGTCCAAGAAGCATTACAAACCTACTTTATGAGAGAAAATTTTGAAGAACGCTGGCAAGAGGATGATCGATTAGACCAAGCAATTTTAACGTACATGAGAGCTACAATTAAATAAGCATGACTCACAAAAAAACGAATGGCTATCTGCCGTTCGTTTTTTAATATTCTACCGACAACTTACTTTATGACGGATCTACATAACTTAAAGAAATATTTTGATTCCCCTCTGAATACATATAAGGGAGGGGGGATCGAATGTTTACTCGTATTAACAAACTTCAAATCGATTTGCCTATGTCTTCGTCGCCGGATCCAAACGGAGCGGCAGCAGTGCAAGAATTACTCGGTGGGAAATTTGGTGAAATGTCGACGTTAAACAACTACTTGTTTCAATCGTTTAACTTTAGACAAAAAACGAAGTTTCGACCTTTTTATGATTTAATTGCAAGTATAACAGCCGAAGAGCTTGGTCATGTGGAGCTCGTTTCGAACGCGATTAACCAAATGATCGCAGGGACGACTGTTCCAGGAGACCCAGATACTACTCCCATGCAAAACGCCAAAGACTTAAGGAATTCCTATCATTTTATTGCTTCTGCCCAAACCGCTTTGCCAGTCGACTCCATGGGCAAGCCATGGACGGGTGACTATGTATTCTCAAGTGGTAACCTTGTACTTGATTTACTGCATAACTTTTTCTTAGAATGTGGGGCTAGAACGCATAAAATGAGGGTGTATGAGATGACCGATCACCCCGTTGCGAGAGAGATGGTAGGGTATCTGCTTGTCCGAGGTGGTGTGCATATTTTAGCTTATGCCAAGGCGCTTGAGATCATCACCGGAGTCGATATTAAAAAGATGCTACCAATACCAGATCTTGCAAATGCAAGGTTTGACACAGCGAGAAAATATGAGGCGATGGGAAGCCAACGTAAGCTTTATACATGGAGTGCGACCGATTATAAGCAAATAGCTCAAATATGGAAGGGACAGCATCCTGACGGAGGAACGCTTGAGGTTGTTGTAGGAACGCCACCTGGAGGTCCAATTCCGGATTTAGTGCCAATACCTGAGTCATTTTCACCAGGAGTTTCAGATGAAGACTACCTAAAGATAGCGGAAAAGTTACAAAGGGCAGCTGGACTTAAAACAAAATAAGTATTCTTCTTATAATTGCATCTTAAGGCATATATTACAAAGGGTTATATTGATAATTAGACTATTATTTGGTAATTGTAATACTTTATACCTGGCGCATAAAAGTAGTGGATATAGTGTGAAGGGATTGCAAAATTTCCTGCAATCCCCTTTTTAAGAAAGTTCGTTCGAATTTTCTCGACATTTGACGATAAGTATTTTCTGATCTTCTCATTATTTTTCGTACAGATGAGCATATTTTTGGTAAAATAGGGGATAAAGAATGTGACAGAAAATTGAATTTATATAGAGGTGGAGATTCTATGAAATTAGGAAGGGACATCAAAAGGGATTTTTACGATTCCTTACTTCAGCATACTGAGACGCCCCGTGTGCCGTCACTTCCCATATTGGAAGCGTTGGATTTTGTGACCGATGCAGTTCTGATTGTCTCTGAAAAGTGGAATATTACGTATGCTAATCAAGCAGCCGTTCATCTACTTGGCGAGAATGTAAATCTACTTACTGAACAATCTCTATGGGATATTCACCCCCATATTAAGGAGTCTTCGTTAATTGCAGCAATTTCAGAAGCGTTGGCAAGGCAAAAAGTAGTAGAAGTAGAAGAGTACGATACTTGCTTTAAAAGTTGGTTAAGCATACAAGTTCGTCCCCGCTCTTATGAAGTAATCATCACAGTTCGAGCTATTGGAGAACGGTTTGTTTCGTCAGATGTGATAAGGGAGAGCTATCGGACGCTGTTTTCTAAGCACCCTGACGCCGTTTGTTCAATCAATTTAGATGGTCATTTGTTAGCGGTAAACGACGCTTTTAATAAACTGTTTAAGGTAACTGAAGAAGAAATTTTAGGAGAACAGTTTATCCAGTATATGTCGAAAGATCATTATCGCTCTCTAGGAGTATTATTTGATGAAGCTAAAAACGGAAACCCGCAAAGCGCTACGTTTATTTTGCCTGATTTGGTAGGAAATGCGTTGCACCTATCTATTAGCTTTATTCCTATTATTATTGATGAAATGATTATAGGCGTTTATGGCATTGTAAAAGATCAAACAGACGAGCGTCATAGTTTAAATATGTATGATGAGTTGTCTTCTCTTAATGAGCTCATTGTTAATTCTATTGATGAGGGAATTGCAGGCTTTAACGACCGAAATGAAGTAATAATTTGGAATGCTGCTGCTGAAGATATAACTGGATATAAGCGTGTGGAGTTATCGAAAAACACCTTTGATCAACTACTTATGCAGGCCGATGCTCTACATAAAATGTTAAATAGAACCGACAATAAAACGTCTTCTACCGTAATTAATAGTAATAACGTGACGATTGTACGCAAGGACGGCACGCTAGCAATCGTTGATTGTACGATTTCTCCACTTCGTACAAATGGCAAGATCTATGGTCACGTATGTACGTTTCGTGATGTGACTGAAAAGAAGAAAACGGAAGAGATTATACACCAGTCAGATAAGCTGTCTGCTGTAGGACAATTAGCTGCTGGGATCGCTCACGAGATTCGAAACCCACTTACTGCATTAAAAGGCTTTCTACAGTTAATGGAAATGAGTGGAGTAAGAAAGCAAGAGTATTTTGATATTATGAATTCGGAATTTAATCGTATTGAGCAGATTTTAACAGAGCTACTCGTTTTGTCGAAGCCTCCGTCTATGCATTATTCGGATTCCGTTGTTCAAGACATTATTAATGATATAGTGACACTTTTAAATACGCAGGCAATTATTAAGAATATCTATATCACAACCGATATGCCTGAACATAAAGTGTACATTAGATGCATTAAGAATCAGATTAAGCAGGTTTTTGTAAATTTTATTAAAAACTCTATAGAAGCGATGGAAAGTGGTACGATTCAAATTAAAGTTGTCGCTGAAGAGAATACGGATGACGTCACAGTATTTTTCGAAGACAATGGTACTGGAATACCAAAAGAGCTATTGAAAAAAGTAGGAGAACCATTTTTTACTACGAAGGAAAAGGGAACGGGCCTTGGTTTAATGGTTTCTAGTCAAATCATTCGAGATCACCGTGGGGAGCTTCGGATTACAAGCGAAGAGAATGTTGGAACAATCTGTGCCGTCACATTACCTACTTCTTCGTAAGCGTCGAATCGCCAAATGTTTCTTATTGCGGCATGGTTAGGTGTATCATATAATGAGGGAAATGGAACTTTAAGGTTTGGTGAATCCTGTGAAATCAAGAAGAAAAAAACGTAAAAAAAGTCGTCTTATTGTTATTCCACTCGCTATATTAGTAGTTTTAGGTGTGGGAGTTTATGCTGGGTATCAGCTATTAATGAATGTTGCGTCTGATACTGTATTCCAAGAGGTAGAAGCAGAGCTTGCTCCTGGTGGTGCGCTTGCCTATGCCCTTGAGAATCCAACAGTTAGAGAAGAGGTTGCAAGGCTTCAAGCACAGGCAGCTAACACTCCGCGAGAGGACCTACCTGTTCAATCAAAAGCGGAAGCTACTCAACTAGTTATGTCGAAGTTTTCGATGGGAGAAATTACAGAGGTTGTTCAACAAGCTTCTCGTGGAATGACGGAGTCAGAGAGGAAAGAGGTAGAACAAAAGCTTATGGATAGACTGACGGAAGAAGAGCGAGAGGCTCTTTTAATGATCGGTATTCAAGAGCTTGATCCATCTCTTTTTGAGTAATTTTAGGTGTATACGTGCTTTTTCCGTGCCACGACGTAAAGTCATGGCACTTTTTTTGAATTAAAGTTTAGGAGGCCCTTATACGTTGTGGATTAACTACTTTATTGTTGCTATTATACTTCTCTTTTTCATCGTAGGGATCGTCGATAAGTTTTTACATAATAAATACGGTTACGGTAAGGCGTTTGATGATGGGTTTAAAACGATGGGTTCATTAGCCTTTGTCATGGTTGGGATGATTTCCATAGCTCCTCTATTAGCACAACTATTAACCCCAACCTTGTCGCCATTATTTCGACTGCTTGGAGCAGATCCAGCCATGATAGCTGGGATGTTCCTTGCAATCGATATGGGTGGCTACGCTTTAGCATCTGAAATGGCACAGTCGCAGGAAGCCGCCATTTTTTCCGGAATATTTCTTGCCACTTTACTCGGACCAACAATCGTTTTTACGATTCCAGTCGCATTAGGTATTATAGCAAAGTCAGATACCCC
This window contains:
- a CDS encoding peptidoglycan recognition protein family protein is translated as MGEFILCEDKRSVLARGRGTYKRQTAWNMITIHHSATDEGSAASFANHHVRFNKWPGIGYHYVILRDGTIEWSLGVENVGIHTRLHNTYNIGICLVGNGSFTTQQTDVLTLLVKILQIRYSIKHVKGHKDHANQQTVCPGLPVSKLVGKVPILKLSSKGILVRHLQYFVGGLTVDGVFGPRTESGVKAFQGKRNLMQDGIVGPLTWRALM
- a CDS encoding SDR family oxidoreductase; its protein translation is MNVLVIGANGQIGKHIVKMLGLSTQHNVKAMIRKEEQISTMEELGADSIVIGDLEEDFSHAFSDVDAVIFTAGSGGDTGKDMTEKIDREAAIKSVEYAENSNVKRYVMISSIGADAPEKADDNIRHYIEAKRAADDALKESGLTYTILRPGPLSNDDGQGTVKATKKLDSYDGSIPREDVANVAVNVLTLDETYNEIIELLSGDTAIGEALKTFK
- a CDS encoding DUF1028 domain-containing protein, producing MKKKQAKVATFSIVAFDPETQELGIAVQSKFLGVGAVVPWAKAGVGAIATQSYANTAFGPDGLALLEQGLSPEAVVHKLVEADEDQALRQFAVMNANGEAHAFTGEECYDYAGHKLGKYCSAQGNILVSEDTVTALVETFEQTEGSLAERLLEALDKAQDAGGDSRGKQSAAILVVQEEGGYGGYNDRKLDLRVDDHKEPIKELIRLHDLHTLYFSRPSEDSLLKLEGDVLSEVQDLLQKEGILAERDTSYSDHVQEALQTYFMRENFEERWQEDDRLDQAILTYMRATIK
- a CDS encoding manganese catalase family protein; the protein is MFTRINKLQIDLPMSSSPDPNGAAAVQELLGGKFGEMSTLNNYLFQSFNFRQKTKFRPFYDLIASITAEELGHVELVSNAINQMIAGTTVPGDPDTTPMQNAKDLRNSYHFIASAQTALPVDSMGKPWTGDYVFSSGNLVLDLLHNFFLECGARTHKMRVYEMTDHPVAREMVGYLLVRGGVHILAYAKALEIITGVDIKKMLPIPDLANARFDTARKYEAMGSQRKLYTWSATDYKQIAQIWKGQHPDGGTLEVVVGTPPGGPIPDLVPIPESFSPGVSDEDYLKIAEKLQRAAGLKTK
- a CDS encoding PAS domain-containing sensor histidine kinase, giving the protein MKLGRDIKRDFYDSLLQHTETPRVPSLPILEALDFVTDAVLIVSEKWNITYANQAAVHLLGENVNLLTEQSLWDIHPHIKESSLIAAISEALARQKVVEVEEYDTCFKSWLSIQVRPRSYEVIITVRAIGERFVSSDVIRESYRTLFSKHPDAVCSINLDGHLLAVNDAFNKLFKVTEEEILGEQFIQYMSKDHYRSLGVLFDEAKNGNPQSATFILPDLVGNALHLSISFIPIIIDEMIIGVYGIVKDQTDERHSLNMYDELSSLNELIVNSIDEGIAGFNDRNEVIIWNAAAEDITGYKRVELSKNTFDQLLMQADALHKMLNRTDNKTSSTVINSNNVTIVRKDGTLAIVDCTISPLRTNGKIYGHVCTFRDVTEKKKTEEIIHQSDKLSAVGQLAAGIAHEIRNPLTALKGFLQLMEMSGVRKQEYFDIMNSEFNRIEQILTELLVLSKPPSMHYSDSVVQDIINDIVTLLNTQAIIKNIYITTDMPEHKVYIRCIKNQIKQVFVNFIKNSIEAMESGTIQIKVVAEENTDDVTVFFEDNGTGIPKELLKKVGEPFFTTKEKGTGLGLMVSSQIIRDHRGELRITSEENVGTICAVTLPTSS